From a single Photobacterium gaetbulicola Gung47 genomic region:
- a CDS encoding C4-dicarboxylate transporter (COG3069) yields the protein MIIPLLSLPIIFGAGYLIVKKYNTQAALFAAGLLMILIGVAAGNTDFLPSGTNSSGAIVFDFFLVIKALSSSTVANLGLIIMSVAGFSSYMNHIGAANAMVQVSTKPLSLIKSPYVVLALTYVLGQIINIFIPSAVGLAMLLLVAMYPVLVRIGCTPASTAAVLATTACLDLGPASGNSLKAAEVIGIDAATYFVNHQIIVAPVIMAVIAVLHFFCQRWFDKKDAENGVIHELKEVEQDTVDAPKWFAILPILPLLMLLTFSNFAISWIKVDVVTAMFTSLFIAMVCDFIVNRDGKQVAASLKVFLDGMGKAFASVVSLIIAAQTFVVGLSTIGFISMLLGATSTAGLGYLPMIIVMVSIIGATALLSGSGNAPFFSFSDLAPQIASTLGVSTAAFALPMQLSSGIFRSFSPVAGVVIACAGVAGISPIELVKRTAIPMMGGLVALVAMSAMLG from the coding sequence ATGATCATCCCATTGCTATCGCTCCCTATCATATTTGGTGCGGGTTATTTGATTGTTAAGAAATACAACACTCAAGCCGCGCTATTTGCAGCCGGCCTGCTAATGATCCTAATCGGCGTTGCTGCCGGCAATACCGATTTTCTGCCTTCTGGTACTAATTCATCTGGTGCCATTGTTTTCGATTTCTTCCTGGTTATTAAGGCACTTTCTTCATCCACGGTTGCCAACCTTGGTTTGATCATCATGAGTGTGGCAGGCTTCTCTAGCTACATGAACCACATCGGTGCCGCCAATGCCATGGTACAAGTTTCGACTAAACCGCTTTCCCTGATCAAGAGCCCATATGTCGTTCTTGCCCTAACCTACGTGCTTGGCCAAATCATTAACATCTTCATCCCATCCGCGGTTGGCCTGGCAATGCTACTACTTGTTGCTATGTACCCTGTACTGGTTCGCATTGGCTGTACGCCAGCTTCTACAGCGGCTGTACTGGCGACAACGGCTTGTTTGGATCTTGGTCCTGCCTCAGGTAACTCGCTTAAAGCTGCAGAAGTTATCGGTATCGATGCCGCAACGTATTTTGTTAACCACCAGATCATTGTAGCTCCTGTGATCATGGCTGTTATTGCCGTGCTTCATTTCTTCTGTCAGCGCTGGTTCGACAAGAAAGATGCGGAAAACGGTGTGATCCATGAACTGAAAGAAGTCGAGCAAGACACCGTCGACGCGCCGAAATGGTTTGCGATTCTTCCTATCCTACCGCTATTGATGCTACTCACATTCAGTAACTTCGCTATCTCGTGGATTAAAGTCGATGTCGTTACCGCAATGTTCACCAGCTTGTTCATCGCGATGGTATGTGACTTCATCGTTAACCGTGACGGTAAACAAGTTGCCGCATCGCTGAAAGTCTTCCTCGATGGGATGGGCAAAGCATTCGCCAGCGTCGTATCGCTAATCATCGCAGCCCAAACCTTCGTAGTTGGTTTGAGCACCATTGGTTTCATCAGCATGCTGCTAGGCGCGACATCCACTGCCGGTCTGGGCTACCTACCGATGATTATCGTTATGGTGAGCATCATTGGCGCAACAGCCCTGCTGTCAGGCTCGGGCAACGCTCCATTCTTCAGCTTCTCTGATCTGGCGCCGCAAATTGCCTCTACACTTGGCGTTTCCACGGCCGCATTTGCTCTGCCAATGCAGCTGTCCTCAGGCATCTTCCGTTCGTTCTCACCGGTTGCCGGTGTAGTCATCGCTTGTGCCGGTGTGGCAGGTATCTCGCCGATTGAGCTGGTAAAACGCACCGCCATTCCAATGATGGGCGGCTTGGTTGCCCTCGTTGCAATGAGTGCTATGCTGGGCTAA
- a CDS encoding sensory box/GGDEF family protein (COG2199) codes for MTYPDSLSEFHLAAQVIDNIDAGVVMLDSKHRVMIWNTFMQAYSGISVEQIMGQNLFEAVPDLPEEWLRNKIQSTFKLGTRSFSSWEDRPFIFNFTNFSPVSGGMTSMFQNMTLTPLKALDGEYRHICLTVTDVSDIAKSKIHLRESNAQLTHLSITDRLTQLYNRGHWESCLSAEFDQCRHYQTVSSLVMFDIDHFKKVNDTFGHIAGDAVIKSISSLLKKAKRQSDIAGRYGGEEFGVILPGTSSELAQYFTERLRKRVEESLVKMDIRDIRVTISLGLCEWASWMTSYEQWLECADSALYQSKRAGRNQCTLYQSTVEHCSDMSGVS; via the coding sequence GTGACTTACCCTGACAGTTTATCTGAATTCCATCTTGCCGCGCAGGTTATCGACAATATTGATGCTGGTGTCGTGATGCTTGATAGCAAGCACAGAGTCATGATTTGGAACACTTTCATGCAAGCTTACAGTGGTATCAGCGTCGAGCAAATTATGGGGCAAAACTTATTCGAGGCAGTACCTGACTTGCCGGAAGAGTGGCTGAGAAATAAAATCCAGTCGACCTTTAAGCTTGGGACTCGCTCCTTCAGCAGTTGGGAAGACCGGCCTTTTATTTTTAATTTTACCAACTTTAGCCCAGTTAGCGGCGGTATGACGAGTATGTTTCAGAACATGACTTTAACCCCGTTAAAAGCGCTAGATGGTGAATACCGACATATTTGCCTTACTGTTACCGATGTATCGGACATCGCGAAAAGCAAGATCCACCTAAGAGAGAGTAATGCGCAGCTGACCCACTTAAGTATCACCGACCGGCTGACACAGCTTTATAACCGAGGTCATTGGGAGTCTTGTTTATCTGCCGAGTTTGACCAATGCCGTCACTATCAAACCGTGTCGAGCCTGGTCATGTTCGATATTGATCATTTCAAGAAAGTGAATGACACCTTTGGCCACATTGCTGGCGATGCGGTGATTAAGTCCATTTCCAGTCTGCTAAAAAAGGCCAAGCGTCAATCTGATATTGCGGGCCGATACGGTGGCGAGGAGTTCGGGGTGATCCTGCCGGGCACCAGCTCAGAGTTAGCCCAGTATTTCACGGAGCGATTGCGCAAGCGGGTCGAAGAATCATTGGTGAAAATGGACATCCGTGATATTCGGGTCACGATTAGCTTGGGGCTCTGCGAGTGGGCGTCTTGGATGACGTCTTATGAGCAATGGTTAGAATGTGCCGATAGCGCCCTGTACCAATCCAAGAGGGCGGGCCGCAATCAATGCACGCTTTATCAATCTACAGTGGAACATTGTTCTGATATGTCTGGGGTGTCATAG
- a CDS encoding LysR family transcriptional regulator (COG0583): MDTNKLIALMPELAVFKIVVDEGSFTAAARKLGVTPSALSKQLSRLEQTLSTKLLERTTRKLVITQSGKGIYDQCCALLEATKQVVEFTSSEHETPSGSVTVAAPKAFLSIVLQPMVLPFLTQYPDIELKLKARDGDIDLISEGIDIVFRLTEKPTEGLVLKQLGKVSLSLCASPDYLALRGTPTHPTELVNHDCLYLGETTTDHIWDFVKDGEMHTVAVSGRYAVNHSQMRLRGVMDGLGIGIFPDFVIKKALAEGEVKPVLEDWTIKGNYQGDIALQFAQTKFMPARLRVFIDYVAEHMAKYTVS; encoded by the coding sequence ATGGACACAAATAAACTAATTGCTTTAATGCCTGAACTGGCAGTCTTTAAAATTGTGGTTGATGAAGGCAGTTTTACCGCTGCAGCCAGAAAGCTCGGCGTTACGCCTTCAGCGTTGAGTAAACAACTTTCCCGATTGGAACAGACCCTCTCGACCAAGCTGCTTGAACGGACCACCCGTAAGCTGGTTATCACCCAGTCAGGTAAAGGCATTTACGATCAATGCTGCGCACTGTTAGAAGCAACCAAGCAAGTGGTCGAGTTCACGAGCTCTGAGCACGAAACCCCTTCCGGCTCAGTGACAGTGGCTGCTCCGAAAGCATTCTTAAGCATCGTTTTGCAACCGATGGTCCTGCCCTTCTTGACCCAATATCCTGATATTGAGCTCAAGCTTAAAGCTCGAGACGGTGATATAGACCTGATCTCCGAAGGTATAGATATTGTTTTCCGCCTAACGGAAAAGCCAACCGAGGGCTTGGTGTTAAAACAACTCGGCAAGGTTAGCCTTAGCTTGTGTGCCAGCCCGGATTATCTTGCGCTGCGAGGGACCCCCACCCACCCGACCGAATTGGTGAACCACGACTGCCTTTACCTAGGCGAGACAACCACCGATCATATCTGGGATTTCGTCAAAGACGGCGAGATGCATACCGTTGCGGTATCTGGCCGCTATGCGGTGAACCATTCGCAGATGCGCTTGCGCGGTGTCATGGATGGCTTGGGGATCGGTATTTTCCCAGACTTTGTCATTAAGAAAGCCCTTGCTGAAGGCGAAGTGAAACCGGTGCTGGAAGATTGGACCATCAAAGGCAACTACCAAGGGGACATCGCGCTGCAGTTTGCCCAAACCAAGTTCATGCCAGCCCGACTGCGCGTCTTTATCGACTATGTTGCCGAGCACATGGCAAAGTACACCGTCTCCTAG
- a CDS encoding 2-amino-3-ketobutyrate coenzyme A ligase (COG0156), with product MSAAFYDQIKQQIEEVKAEGLYKSERIITSQQQAAVKISSGEEVLNFCANNYLGLANHPELIKAGQEGMEKHGFGMASVRFICGTQDIHKELEQKLSEFLGKEDTILYTSCFDANAGLFETILDKEDAIISDALNHASIIDGVRLCKAMRFRYSNNNMEELEQQLIAADEAGARHKLIVTDGVFSMDGVVANLPAICDLADKYNALVMVDDSHAVGFMGKTGAGTHEFHDVVDRIDIITGTLGKAMGGASGGYTSGKKEVIDWLRQRSRPYLFSNSVAPAIVNASIRVIDLLKESGDLRDRLWSNAEHFRTRMEAAGFTMGGADHAIIPIMLGDAKVAAEFAERALEKGIYVIGFSFPVVPKGQARIRTQMSAAHTPEQLDKAIDAFIEVGKDMGII from the coding sequence ATGTCTGCCGCATTCTATGATCAAATCAAACAGCAAATAGAAGAAGTAAAAGCTGAAGGTCTGTACAAATCTGAGCGTATTATTACTTCTCAGCAACAAGCTGCTGTTAAAATTAGTTCGGGCGAAGAAGTTCTTAACTTCTGTGCCAACAACTACCTAGGCCTTGCCAACCACCCTGAATTGATCAAAGCAGGTCAAGAAGGTATGGAAAAACACGGCTTCGGTATGGCATCTGTTCGCTTTATCTGTGGTACGCAAGACATCCACAAAGAACTAGAGCAGAAACTATCTGAATTCTTGGGTAAAGAAGACACGATTCTTTACACTTCATGCTTTGATGCAAACGCGGGTCTTTTCGAAACTATTCTAGACAAAGAAGATGCAATCATCTCTGATGCATTGAATCACGCTTCTATCATTGACGGTGTTCGCCTATGTAAAGCAATGCGCTTCCGTTACTCGAACAACAACATGGAAGAACTTGAGCAGCAGCTAATTGCCGCAGATGAAGCCGGCGCTCGTCACAAGCTTATCGTGACTGACGGTGTATTCTCAATGGACGGTGTGGTTGCTAACCTGCCAGCAATCTGCGACCTTGCTGATAAGTACAATGCACTGGTGATGGTTGATGACTCTCACGCTGTTGGCTTTATGGGTAAAACCGGTGCTGGCACGCACGAGTTCCACGATGTGGTAGATCGCATCGACATCATCACCGGTACCCTAGGTAAAGCAATGGGTGGCGCATCAGGCGGTTACACCTCTGGTAAGAAAGAAGTGATTGACTGGCTACGTCAGCGCTCGCGTCCATACCTGTTCTCTAACTCTGTTGCTCCGGCTATTGTTAACGCGTCTATCCGTGTTATTGACTTGCTAAAAGAAAGTGGCGACCTGCGTGACCGCCTATGGTCAAACGCCGAGCATTTCCGTACCCGTATGGAAGCTGCAGGCTTCACAATGGGCGGTGCTGACCACGCGATTATCCCAATCATGCTGGGTGATGCGAAAGTAGCGGCTGAGTTTGCTGAGCGAGCCCTAGAAAAAGGTATCTACGTTATTGGCTTCTCTTTCCCTGTAGTACCAAAAGGCCAAGCACGTATCCGTACCCAAATGTCAGCGGCTCACACACCGGAGCAGCTAGACAAAGCGATCGACGCCTTCATCGAAGTGGGCAAGGACATGGGCATTATTTAA
- a CDS encoding CheY-like receiver protein (COG0745,COG0784): MSHDKTILICDDSRLVHRAMQKFFSEFTGITLYFAENGTQALECLAMHDVDVMFLDLTMPVLDGFGVLQQLPVSTYPTKIIVLSADVQQRAVERCVDAGANYFLAKPFSRSQIYSTLKKLGFSLIRKSRDIPPENNFIPSQALYGNDYLYQFQEIANIALGRGSAIISDHCREFITMPLPNVAMLGCGELDMMISNLTHRPDSTAIAQRFVGGGIHGEALVCLYGSDIGLFGERLGFSTFGDKKSEVIIDIANLMVSSFLVSLSEQMNIPFSIRQPICLEEYMIRGGSEAMNCELFTIEYSYQSEKMDMACDVLLMMDHDSTQVIRRFMETLQ; the protein is encoded by the coding sequence GTGTCACATGACAAAACTATATTAATTTGTGATGATTCGCGGTTGGTACACCGGGCAATGCAAAAGTTTTTCAGCGAATTTACAGGCATAACCCTGTATTTCGCTGAAAATGGCACACAAGCCCTGGAGTGCCTAGCGATGCATGATGTCGATGTGATGTTTCTTGATCTGACGATGCCGGTGTTGGATGGTTTTGGTGTGTTACAGCAATTGCCTGTGAGTACTTATCCGACCAAAATTATTGTGTTGTCAGCCGATGTACAGCAACGGGCCGTAGAGCGTTGTGTTGATGCCGGGGCGAATTACTTTTTAGCCAAACCTTTTTCTCGCTCCCAAATTTATTCAACGTTGAAAAAATTGGGCTTCTCACTAATCCGAAAAAGTAGAGATATACCACCAGAAAATAATTTCATCCCTTCTCAAGCGCTCTATGGAAATGATTATTTATATCAATTTCAGGAGATTGCTAATATTGCACTAGGAAGGGGTTCAGCAATTATTTCCGACCATTGCCGTGAATTTATTACCATGCCATTACCGAATGTTGCGATGTTAGGTTGTGGCGAGCTGGATATGATGATCAGCAACCTCACTCATCGTCCGGACTCCACTGCGATTGCCCAGCGTTTTGTCGGCGGAGGCATTCACGGCGAAGCCCTGGTCTGCCTATATGGAAGTGATATTGGGCTATTTGGCGAACGTTTGGGGTTTAGCACATTCGGTGATAAAAAGAGTGAAGTGATTATCGATATAGCCAACTTAATGGTGTCCTCGTTTTTGGTTTCCTTGTCTGAACAAATGAATATTCCTTTTTCTATCCGGCAACCCATATGCCTCGAGGAATATATGATCAGGGGAGGAAGTGAAGCGATGAATTGTGAGCTGTTTACCATCGAATACAGCTACCAGTCTGAAAAAATGGATATGGCCTGTGATGTTTTACTCATGATGGATCATGACTCTACACAAGTGATCAGACGTTTTATGGAGACATTGCAGTGA
- a CDS encoding putative universal stress protein A (COG0589): MKEQLQNMEVAVDKYLVCCGVIENEIRHSIKEHNIDLLIMGHHKTNALTQIFSEAAALVRNMPCDLLLVKI, encoded by the coding sequence ATGAAAGAACAGCTCCAAAACATGGAGGTGGCTGTCGATAAGTACCTGGTTTGCTGCGGTGTGATTGAAAACGAAATTCGCCACAGCATCAAAGAGCACAATATTGATCTTTTGATCATGGGGCATCACAAAACCAATGCACTAACTCAAATCTTTTCTGAAGCTGCCGCACTTGTCCGCAATATGCCATGTGATCTGCTACTGGTGAAAATTTAG
- a CDS encoding hypothetical protein (COG1671), with protein sequence MKIWVDADACPNVVKEILFRAANRVGVAVTLVANQFIRVPPSPHIKSIQVEPGFDVADNYIVQQAEPGDLVITADIPLADEVITKGAHALNPRGEMYTKDTIKQRLQMRDFMETMRSSGVQTGGPAPLSQADRQNFGNKLDAFLAKNHRK encoded by the coding sequence ATGAAGATTTGGGTAGACGCCGACGCTTGTCCGAATGTCGTTAAGGAAATATTGTTCCGTGCCGCGAATCGGGTAGGGGTTGCTGTCACCTTGGTGGCGAACCAGTTTATCCGGGTGCCGCCCTCGCCGCATATCAAGTCGATACAGGTTGAGCCGGGGTTTGACGTTGCTGATAACTATATTGTCCAGCAAGCAGAGCCGGGCGACTTGGTGATTACCGCTGATATTCCACTGGCTGATGAAGTGATCACCAAAGGTGCCCATGCATTAAACCCGCGAGGTGAGATGTATACCAAAGATACTATCAAGCAGCGCCTGCAAATGCGTGATTTCATGGAAACCATGCGCAGCTCTGGCGTGCAAACCGGTGGCCCCGCACCACTGAGCCAAGCGGACCGACAGAACTTCGGCAATAAACTCGATGCATTTCTAGCGAAAAATCACCGTAAGTAG
- a CDS encoding L-threonine 3-dehydrogenase (COG1063): MKIKALSKLKPEEGIWMTEVDKPELGHNDLLIRIKKTAICGTDVHIYNWDEWSQKTIPVPMVVGHEYVGEVVGIGQEVRGFEIGDRVSGEGHITCGHCRNCRGGRTHLCRNTTGVGVNREGAFAEYLVIPAFNAFKIPEGISDDLASIFDPFGNAVHTALSFDLVGEDVLITGAGPIGIMAAAVAKHVGARHVVITDVNEYRLDLARKMGVTRAVNVAEEKLEDVMAELGMTEGFDVGLEMSGVPSAFNSMLTCMNHGGKIALLGIPPSDMGIDWNQVIFKGLIIKGIYGREMFETWYKMASLIQSGLDLTPIITHHYKIDDFQQGFDIMRSGMSGKVILDWE; encoded by the coding sequence ATGAAAATCAAAGCACTTTCTAAACTAAAGCCTGAAGAAGGTATTTGGATGACCGAAGTGGACAAGCCTGAGCTTGGCCATAACGATCTGCTTATCCGCATCAAGAAAACGGCTATCTGTGGTACAGACGTACACATCTACAACTGGGATGAGTGGTCACAAAAGACAATCCCTGTACCTATGGTTGTCGGTCACGAGTATGTGGGTGAAGTTGTAGGCATCGGCCAGGAAGTCCGTGGCTTTGAGATTGGTGACCGCGTATCGGGTGAAGGCCATATTACTTGTGGTCACTGCCGTAACTGCCGTGGCGGTCGTACTCACCTTTGCCGTAATACCACAGGTGTTGGTGTAAACCGTGAAGGTGCCTTTGCTGAATACCTAGTGATCCCTGCATTCAATGCATTCAAGATCCCTGAAGGTATCTCTGATGACCTAGCCTCTATCTTTGACCCGTTCGGTAACGCTGTTCACACTGCGTTGTCTTTCGACCTTGTCGGTGAAGATGTCCTGATCACTGGCGCTGGCCCAATCGGTATCATGGCGGCAGCTGTTGCTAAGCACGTAGGTGCACGCCACGTTGTGATCACTGACGTTAACGAATACCGTCTAGATCTTGCTCGTAAAATGGGTGTTACCCGTGCCGTGAACGTGGCTGAAGAGAAACTGGAAGACGTTATGGCTGAGCTTGGCATGACGGAAGGTTTCGATGTTGGCCTAGAAATGTCTGGGGTCCCATCAGCATTCAACAGCATGCTAACCTGCATGAACCACGGTGGTAAGATTGCCCTGCTGGGTATTCCACCATCAGACATGGGTATCGACTGGAACCAGGTGATCTTCAAAGGGCTGATCATCAAGGGTATCTACGGTCGTGAAATGTTTGAAACCTGGTACAAGATGGCGAGCTTGATCCAGTCTGGTCTGGACCTAACGCCTATCATCACTCACCACTACAAGATTGATGATTTCCAGCAAGGCTTCGATATTATGCGCTCTGGAATGTCAGGCAAGGTTATCTTGGATTGGGAATAA
- a CDS encoding hypothetical protein (COG2999) → MKVIRLILGKLILLLNAVFSPKPQQRSDEEQQRINKELESMTLYQFESCPFCVKVRRAAKKMNLPLDTLDAKQPSNEQALINGGGKRKVPCLRIEQASGEVTWMYESSDIIRYLEQRFP, encoded by the coding sequence ATGAAAGTTATTCGCCTTATTCTTGGAAAGCTCATTTTATTGCTCAATGCCGTTTTCTCTCCCAAGCCACAGCAGCGCAGCGATGAAGAGCAACAGCGTATCAACAAAGAGCTTGAATCGATGACCCTTTACCAGTTCGAGTCCTGTCCATTCTGTGTCAAAGTTCGTCGCGCTGCGAAAAAAATGAACCTTCCACTTGATACCCTTGATGCCAAACAGCCTAGCAATGAGCAAGCCTTGATCAACGGTGGAGGCAAGCGCAAGGTGCCTTGCCTACGTATCGAGCAGGCTTCCGGTGAAGTCACATGGATGTATGAGTCTAGCGATATTATCCGGTACCTAGAGCAGCGTTTCCCATAA
- a CDS encoding hypothetical protein (COG1643), which translates to MSHFHPLPINTSSSMKKNKVITTDDILLKLCQSFSGVLSAATDSPVSYSAMVQKINKTSLKPDIGCFVLFDGGFTGLVVTNFSHQAALELYQSYMLKMGMSAEELAIHHSSDEVADVLGELMNQVVGDFTGKIRRELQVSITQNQPKMLALNKQVLLSVDTNLDRPQARRVSFTTEKNNIFYLELAMDRTEFIQLEEFDQHEECDPDQIIAAAQSHSHPPKKNTTAPVEVDLDLLDELGI; encoded by the coding sequence ATGTCACACTTTCACCCCTTACCTATCAACACTTCAAGCTCAATGAAAAAAAACAAAGTCATCACTACCGACGATATCTTGCTCAAATTGTGCCAGTCATTTTCTGGCGTGCTTTCAGCGGCCACGGACAGTCCTGTGAGCTACTCGGCGATGGTGCAGAAGATAAATAAAACCAGCCTTAAACCAGACATTGGTTGTTTCGTACTTTTTGATGGTGGCTTTACCGGACTCGTCGTCACTAATTTCTCTCACCAGGCCGCATTAGAACTCTACCAAAGCTATATGCTCAAGATGGGCATGTCAGCCGAAGAGCTCGCTATCCACCATTCGTCCGATGAGGTTGCCGATGTTCTCGGCGAACTAATGAACCAGGTTGTTGGAGACTTCACCGGCAAAATCCGCCGCGAGTTGCAAGTATCGATTACCCAGAACCAGCCCAAGATGCTTGCCCTGAACAAGCAGGTACTACTATCGGTCGATACCAATCTCGACCGGCCGCAGGCTCGTCGCGTCAGCTTCACGACCGAGAAGAACAATATTTTCTACCTCGAGCTGGCCATGGATAGAACCGAATTCATCCAACTCGAAGAATTTGATCAGCATGAAGAATGTGATCCCGACCAGATCATTGCGGCGGCACAGAGCCATTCTCACCCCCCCAAAAAGAACACCACAGCACCTGTCGAGGTAGACCTAGATCTTCTCGACGAGCTCGGCATCTGA
- a CDS encoding putative ABC transporter, ATP-binding protein (COG0488), translating to MVRKSSLMATFLLLDRHHYWNSTLISTANITMQFGDKPLFENISVKFGEGNRYGLIGANGCGKSTFMKILGGELEPSAGTVSKDPNERMAKLGQDQFAFEEYSVVDTVIMGHKDLWKVKEERDRIYAMPEMSEEDGMRVADLEVEFAEMDGYSAEARAGELLLGLGIPEELHFGLMSAVAPGLKVRVLLAQVLFADPDIMLLDEPTNNLDIHTIAWLERILLERNCTMIIISHDRHFLNSVCTHMADLDYGELRMFHGNYDEYMVAATQARERLLADNAKKKAQIAELNTFVSRFSANASKAKQATSRQKQIDKIQLEEVKASSRQNPFIRFEQEKELFRNALEVEGLKQGYGDNILINGVKLLVEVGERIAIIGENGIGKSTFLNTLAGVMEPMDGMIKWSENNNIGFYAQDHSADFESDMNLIDWMGQWKNEGDDEQVVRGILGRMLFSQNDIKKSVKVLSGGEQGRMLFGKLIMQKPNILLMDEPTNHMDMESIESLNLALENYKGTLMFVSHDRQFVSSIATRIIEITKDGVEDFHGTYDEYLAKKGLEG from the coding sequence ATGGTGAGAAAGTCGTCTTTAATGGCGACTTTTTTATTGCTTGATAGACATCATTATTGGAACAGTACATTGATTTCAACAGCTAATATCACAATGCAGTTTGGCGACAAGCCTCTGTTTGAGAATATCTCCGTTAAGTTTGGTGAAGGTAACCGTTACGGCCTGATTGGTGCGAACGGTTGTGGTAAGTCAACGTTCATGAAAATTTTGGGCGGAGAGCTTGAGCCTTCTGCAGGTACTGTCTCTAAAGATCCTAACGAGCGCATGGCTAAACTGGGTCAGGATCAGTTTGCTTTCGAAGAGTACAGTGTTGTTGACACTGTGATCATGGGTCACAAGGACCTGTGGAAAGTCAAAGAAGAGCGTGACCGTATTTATGCAATGCCTGAAATGTCTGAAGAAGACGGCATGCGCGTTGCTGATCTTGAAGTAGAATTTGCTGAAATGGACGGCTATTCTGCAGAGGCTCGTGCTGGTGAGTTGCTTCTTGGTCTTGGTATTCCAGAAGAGCTGCACTTTGGCTTGATGAGCGCGGTTGCTCCTGGCCTGAAAGTACGAGTGTTGCTTGCTCAGGTACTATTTGCTGACCCAGACATCATGTTGCTTGACGAACCAACCAACAACCTTGACATTCACACCATTGCATGGCTGGAGCGTATTCTTCTTGAGCGCAACTGCACCATGATCATCATCTCGCACGACCGTCACTTCCTGAACAGCGTATGTACGCACATGGCTGACCTTGACTACGGTGAGCTACGTATGTTCCACGGTAACTACGACGAGTACATGGTAGCCGCGACTCAAGCTCGTGAGCGCCTATTGGCCGACAATGCCAAGAAAAAAGCACAGATTGCCGAGCTGAATACTTTCGTTAGCCGTTTCTCTGCCAACGCATCGAAGGCTAAACAGGCTACATCACGTCAGAAGCAAATCGACAAGATCCAGCTTGAAGAAGTGAAAGCATCGAGCCGCCAGAACCCATTCATCCGTTTCGAGCAGGAGAAAGAGCTGTTCCGTAACGCGCTTGAAGTCGAAGGCCTGAAGCAGGGCTACGGTGATAACATCCTGATCAACGGCGTGAAGTTGCTGGTGGAAGTGGGCGAACGTATCGCGATCATCGGTGAGAACGGTATCGGTAAATCTACCTTCCTGAACACCCTTGCCGGTGTAATGGAGCCGATGGATGGCATGATCAAGTGGTCGGAAAACAACAATATTGGTTTCTACGCCCAGGATCACAGTGCTGACTTTGAGAGCGACATGAACCTTATTGACTGGATGGGGCAGTGGAAGAACGAAGGTGACGACGAGCAGGTGGTTCGCGGCATCCTCGGGCGTATGCTGTTCTCACAGAATGATATCAAGAAGTCTGTGAAGGTCTTGTCTGGTGGTGAGCAGGGTCGCATGCTGTTTGGTAAGCTGATCATGCAAAAACCAAACATCCTATTGATGGATGAGCCAACCAACCATATGGATATGGAATCTATCGAGTCGTTGAACCTGGCGCTGGAAAACTACAAGGGTACCCTGATGTTCGTTTCCCACGACCGCCAGTTTGTATCATCGATTGCAACGCGTATCATCGAAATCACCAAAGATGGCGTGGAAGACTTCCACGGCACTTACGATGAATACCTTGCTAAGAAAGGCCTTGAAGGTTAA